One genomic segment of Coffea arabica cultivar ET-39 chromosome 6e, Coffea Arabica ET-39 HiFi, whole genome shotgun sequence includes these proteins:
- the LOC113696468 gene encoding F-box protein At3g56470-like has translation MAEKIKKRKGETRPWADLHEDLLRTIIQKLCLYDRVHSILVCKEWQAKILTIQPLTSSRLPWWMFQYNWRKSFQNNSQKLTLDGMLFNPDSRKLYPVKKDNWKSKDMSLVFQARPCASEQGWLLFFKGLRKNGTSFFFYNPFSNDFMLLPSLSSCTGYVRAAFSRIPTSPDCVVFIAYHVNQELHIGTYTFGEKNWRTQVVAQAGDIVKSIVYSSEKGEVYCVFWGGKLAKFDVVSRCWSLVKERSLYHLASNKQILIEYKGQLLLFSIHDIQLGYIYRFDWSLMDWIALDSLGGGAIFIDFSQSLSIAVEEASGWEDNIVFKTYGNSRYYYSSYSLKTRQSCDLSEYYGYEPKQGTYCGTTWIQPQMQGKLKN, from the coding sequence ATGGCGGAGAAGATTAAGAAGCGGAAGGGTGAAACAAGGCCCTGGGCTGATCTTCACGAAGACCTCCTACGAACAATCATTCAGAAACTTTGCTTATATGATCGAGTTCATTCGATCCTAGTTTGCAAGGAGTGGCAAGCAAAAATCTTAACAATTCAGCCATTAACGAGTAGTAGACTACCCTGGTGGATGTTCCAGTACAATTGGCGTAAGAGCTTCCAAAATAACAGTCAAAAACTAACACTTGATGGGATGTTATTCAACCCAGATTCGAGAAAACTTTATCCTGTTAAGAAGGACAATTGGAAGTCAAAAGATATGAGCCTTGTCTTCCAAGCAAGGCCGTGTGCTTCAGAACAAGGCTGGCTGCTTTTCTTCAAGGGGCTTAGGAAGAATGGaacctcttttttcttttataatcCGTTCTCTAATGATTTCATGTTGCTACCATCATTAAGTAGTTGTACTGGTTACGTTAGAGCTGCTTTTTCAAGAATTCCTACTTCTCCCGATTGTGTTGTCTTCATCGCGTACCATGTCAATCAAGAGCTACACATTGGAACATACACTTTCGGTGAGAAAAACTGGCGAACCCAAGTTGTTGCTCAGGCAGGGGATATAGTAAAGAGTATAGTCTACAGTTCTGAAAAAGGTGAAGTATATTGTGTTTTCTGGGGAGGGAAGttagcaaaatttgatgttgTCAGCCGATGTTGGAGTTTGGTCAAAGAACGAAGTTTGTATCATTTAGCATCAAACAAACAAATCCTGATTGAATACAAAGGGCAGCTTTTATTATTCAGCATTCATGATATCCAGTTGGGTTACATCTACAGGTTTGATTGGTCTCTCATGGACTGGATTGCTCTGGATAGCTTAGGCGGCGGAGCAATTTTTATCGACTTCTCTCAGTCGCTGTCGATAGCAGTTGAAGAAGCATCAGGCTGGGAAGACAATATAGTCTTTAAAACTTATGGGAACAGTAGATACTATTATTCTTCTTACTCGTTGAAGACTCGACAGTCCTGCGATCTTAGTGAGTATTACGGCTATGAGCCAAAGCAAGGAACTTATTGTGGCACAACATGGATTCAGcctcaaatgcaaggaaaactCAAGAACTGA
- the LOC113695533 gene encoding uncharacterized protein isoform X1 gives MHSVTAFLPSILYHAATVDPSNCIRPRGKLIASFTFDAGTTSSRSSRRATPSYSTASSRNSPPMAKPKPKPMKPNLKCEGKDVSKARWIDDLEMAEVVERKGGMWTSTGIVRRGKIYCSIEETLFLAEIGALHLLDEDNTPFPLKYIYNKVQEKKNGFSWESFEAYKHLKALGYVVGRHGIPWTMKTDSSAQDSTDVNERVNGESRESFIITEMFRGMDINEVRPLFDVYPPNSKFKKSSPGTPCFILCLTSVHPPSKQEIEELERCCHGCPLKFCNVDHGRVSFFSFNRLELPTLP, from the exons ATGCACTCTGTCACCGCCTTCCTTCCTTCTATACTATACCATGCTGCTACTGTTGATCCAAGTAACTGCATCCGGCCAAGAGGTAAATTGATTGCTTCCTTCACTTTTGACGCCGGGACCACATCATCCCGGAGTTCCAGAAGAGCTACACCGAGCTATTCGACGGCCTCGAGCAGGAACTCGCCACCAATGGCAAAGCCAAAGCCAAAGCCAATGAAGCCAAATTTAAAGTGTGAAGG GAAAGATGTGTCAAAAGCACGGTGGATTGATGATTTGGAAATGGCTGAGGTGGTGGAGAGGAAGGGAGGGATGTGGACAAGTACTGGAATAGTTCGTAGAGGCAAAATTTACTGCTCTATTGAAGAAACTTT GTTTTTGGCTGAAATTGGAGCTTTGCATCTTCTGGATGAGGACAATACACCCTTTCCTctgaaatatatttataataaagtccaagaaaagaagaatggattcTCATGGGAGTCTTTTGAGGCATATAAACACTTAAAAGCTCTTGGCTATGTTGTTGGGCGGCATGGTATACCTTGGACAATGAAGACTGATTCTAGTGCCCAAGATTCAACAGATGTAAATGAGAGAGTGAATGGAGAGTCAAGAGAGAGTTTTATTATTACTGAGATGTTTCGCGGCATGGACATTAATGAAGTTAGACCATTATTTGATGTTTACCCTCCTAATAGCAAGTTTAAGAAGTCTTCTCCTGGCACCCCATGTTTCATCCTCTGCCTTACAAG TGTCCATCCTCCGTCAAAACAAGAGATTGAGGAACTTGAGAGATGTTGTCATGGCTGCCCTCTAAAATTCTGTAATGTTGATCATGGACGCGTCAGTTTCTTCTCATTCAACAGATTGGAGCTTCCTACACTTCCTTGA
- the LOC113695533 gene encoding uncharacterized protein isoform X3 yields the protein MAEVVERKGGMWTSTGIVRRGKIYCSIEETLFLAEIGALHLLDEDNTPFPLKYIYNKVQEKKNGFSWESFEAYKHLKALGYVVGRHGIPWTMKTDSSAQDSTDVNERVNGESRESFIITEMFRGMDINEVRPLFDVYPPNSKFKKSSPGTPCFILCLTSVHPPSKQEIEELERCCHGCPLKFCNVDHGRVSFFSFNRLELPTLP from the exons ATGGCTGAGGTGGTGGAGAGGAAGGGAGGGATGTGGACAAGTACTGGAATAGTTCGTAGAGGCAAAATTTACTGCTCTATTGAAGAAACTTT GTTTTTGGCTGAAATTGGAGCTTTGCATCTTCTGGATGAGGACAATACACCCTTTCCTctgaaatatatttataataaagtccaagaaaagaagaatggattcTCATGGGAGTCTTTTGAGGCATATAAACACTTAAAAGCTCTTGGCTATGTTGTTGGGCGGCATGGTATACCTTGGACAATGAAGACTGATTCTAGTGCCCAAGATTCAACAGATGTAAATGAGAGAGTGAATGGAGAGTCAAGAGAGAGTTTTATTATTACTGAGATGTTTCGCGGCATGGACATTAATGAAGTTAGACCATTATTTGATGTTTACCCTCCTAATAGCAAGTTTAAGAAGTCTTCTCCTGGCACCCCATGTTTCATCCTCTGCCTTACAAG TGTCCATCCTCCGTCAAAACAAGAGATTGAGGAACTTGAGAGATGTTGTCATGGCTGCCCTCTAAAATTCTGTAATGTTGATCATGGACGCGTCAGTTTCTTCTCATTCAACAGATTGGAGCTTCCTACACTTCCTTGA
- the LOC113695533 gene encoding uncharacterized protein isoform X2, with protein MHSVTAFLPSILYHAATVDPSNCIRPRGKLIASFTFDAGTTSSRSSRRATPSYSTASSRNSPPMAKPKPKPMKPNLKCEGKDVSKARWIDDLEMAEVVERKGGMWTSTGIVRRGKIYCSIEETLFLAEIGALHLLDEDNTPFPLKYIYNKVQEKKNGFSWESFEAYKHLKALGYVVGRHGIPWTMKTDSSAQDSTDVNERVNGESRESFIITEMFRGMDINEVRPLFDVYPPNSKFKKSSPGTPCFILCLTSMQNMNPFSQALLL; from the exons ATGCACTCTGTCACCGCCTTCCTTCCTTCTATACTATACCATGCTGCTACTGTTGATCCAAGTAACTGCATCCGGCCAAGAGGTAAATTGATTGCTTCCTTCACTTTTGACGCCGGGACCACATCATCCCGGAGTTCCAGAAGAGCTACACCGAGCTATTCGACGGCCTCGAGCAGGAACTCGCCACCAATGGCAAAGCCAAAGCCAAAGCCAATGAAGCCAAATTTAAAGTGTGAAGG GAAAGATGTGTCAAAAGCACGGTGGATTGATGATTTGGAAATGGCTGAGGTGGTGGAGAGGAAGGGAGGGATGTGGACAAGTACTGGAATAGTTCGTAGAGGCAAAATTTACTGCTCTATTGAAGAAACTTT GTTTTTGGCTGAAATTGGAGCTTTGCATCTTCTGGATGAGGACAATACACCCTTTCCTctgaaatatatttataataaagtccaagaaaagaagaatggattcTCATGGGAGTCTTTTGAGGCATATAAACACTTAAAAGCTCTTGGCTATGTTGTTGGGCGGCATGGTATACCTTGGACAATGAAGACTGATTCTAGTGCCCAAGATTCAACAGATGTAAATGAGAGAGTGAATGGAGAGTCAAGAGAGAGTTTTATTATTACTGAGATGTTTCGCGGCATGGACATTAATGAAGTTAGACCATTATTTGATGTTTACCCTCCTAATAGCAAGTTTAAGAAGTCTTCTCCTGGCACCCCATGTTTCATCCTCTGCCTTACAAG TATGCAGAATATGAACCCCTTTTCTCAAGCTCTCCTTTTATGA